The Mammaliicoccus sciuri genome window below encodes:
- a CDS encoding DUF3899 domain-containing protein has product MKFWGIFTIGYISLFAVLCLIFLKDLDQAANIYFYIMTIAFAASWIVAMKQDGVGEVSRQAVRKFNFHMKSKASQDYLKDDEIMNPNMKEIHLKERTIHNWVLPFVVLSTLFFIISIFLGFIV; this is encoded by the coding sequence ATGAAATTTTGGGGTATTTTTACTATAGGTTATATTAGCCTTTTCGCTGTCCTTTGTCTTATCTTTTTAAAAGACCTAGATCAAGCAGCTAATATATACTTTTACATCATGACAATTGCTTTTGCGGCAAGTTGGATTGTTGCGATGAAACAAGATGGCGTTGGAGAAGTTTCTAGACAAGCAGTTCGCAAGTTTAATTTTCATATGAAGTCTAAAGCGTCACAAGATTATTTAAAAGACGATGAAATCATGAATCCAAATATGAAAGAAATACATTTAAAAGAAAGAACAATACATAACTGGGTATTACCTTTTGTCGTATTAAGTACATTATTTTTTATTATCTCAATCTTTCTAGGGTTTATCGTTTAA
- the fabF gene encoding beta-ketoacyl-ACP synthase II yields the protein MTEKKRVVMTGLGTLNPLGNDVPTTWENAINGKNGIDEVTRIDVSEFPAKLAGELKDFNIENHIPKKDARKMDRFTQYAIVAAREALKDSKYEITDENSHRVGVWIGSGIGGMETFEYSHNMLLKRGPKRVSPFFVPMMIPDMATGQVSIDLGAKGPNGCTVTACATGTNSIGDAFKIIQRGDADVMLAGGTEAPITEMAIAGFSANKALSTNPDKNTACRPFQEGRDGFIMGEGAGVVVLESLESAEARGAHIYAEVVGYGSTGDAFHITAPSPNGEGGARAMQAAIKDAGIKPEDIQYLNAHGTSTPIGDLYEVLAIKSTFGDAAKNLKVSSTKSMMGHLLGATGAVESILTALSIENSIVAPTINANTPDPEIDLDYTPNEAAKLDIEYAMSNSLGFGGHNAVLVFKKYQK from the coding sequence ATGACAGAGAAAAAACGTGTTGTAATGACTGGTTTAGGTACATTAAACCCTTTAGGAAATGATGTGCCTACTACTTGGGAAAATGCAATTAACGGTAAAAACGGCATAGACGAAGTAACAAGGATTGATGTTTCTGAATTTCCAGCTAAATTAGCGGGTGAATTGAAAGATTTCAATATTGAAAATCATATTCCTAAAAAAGATGCTCGTAAAATGGACAGATTCACGCAATACGCAATTGTTGCTGCGCGTGAAGCGTTAAAAGATTCTAAATATGAAATTACAGATGAAAATAGTCATCGTGTAGGTGTTTGGATTGGTTCAGGTATTGGTGGTATGGAAACATTCGAATACTCACACAATATGCTTTTAAAACGTGGTCCAAAACGTGTAAGTCCTTTCTTCGTACCAATGATGATTCCAGATATGGCAACTGGTCAAGTATCTATAGATTTAGGCGCTAAAGGCCCAAATGGTTGTACAGTTACTGCTTGTGCAACAGGTACAAACTCTATAGGTGATGCATTTAAAATCATCCAACGTGGTGATGCTGATGTTATGTTAGCTGGTGGTACAGAGGCACCTATAACAGAAATGGCTATTGCAGGTTTCAGTGCGAATAAAGCATTATCTACAAATCCTGACAAAAATACAGCGTGTCGTCCTTTCCAAGAAGGAAGAGATGGCTTCATCATGGGTGAAGGTGCTGGTGTAGTCGTATTAGAATCATTAGAATCAGCTGAAGCACGTGGTGCACATATTTATGCTGAGGTTGTAGGTTATGGATCAACTGGGGATGCATTCCATATAACAGCACCATCTCCAAATGGAGAAGGCGGAGCTCGTGCAATGCAAGCAGCTATTAAAGATGCAGGTATTAAACCAGAAGATATCCAATATTTAAATGCACACGGAACAAGTACGCCAATTGGTGATTTATATGAAGTATTAGCTATTAAATCTACTTTCGGTGATGCAGCTAAGAACTTAAAAGTAAGTTCAACTAAATCTATGATGGGTCATTTACTTGGTGCAACTGGTGCAGTTGAATCAATCTTAACGGCTTTATCAATTGAAAATAGTATTGTCGCTCCGACAATTAATGCCAACACACCAGATCCAGAAATCGATTTAGACTATACGCCTAATGAAGCGGCTAAATTAGATATTGAGTACGCTATGAGTAACAGCTTAGGCTTTGGTGGACATAATGCAGTATTAGTCTTCAAAAAATATCAAAAATAG
- a CDS encoding beta-ketoacyl-ACP synthase III, with the protein MDIGIKGFGAYAPKRVVKNEHFESYLDTSDEWITKMTGIKERRFADDTEDTSDLAYEAAVRAIEDSGMDKEEIEMIIVATSTGDKPFPTVATTLQKRLGLNKVPSMDQLAACTGFIYGIVTAQQFVQSGLYKNVLVVGADKLTKITDMNDRSTAILFGDGAGAAIIGEVSESKGILSVELGSDGNGGPHLYQDMDANTIQMNGREVFKFAVRIMGEASTKAVEKAGLQSDDIDMFVPHQANIRIMESARERLGITKEKMSVTVDRYGNTSAASIPLSIAYELEQGKIKDNDTIVLVGFGGGLTWGAITLRWGK; encoded by the coding sequence ATGGATATTGGTATAAAAGGTTTTGGTGCATATGCGCCTAAACGCGTGGTAAAAAATGAACATTTTGAAAGTTATTTAGATACATCAGATGAATGGATTACAAAAATGACAGGTATTAAAGAAAGACGTTTTGCTGATGATACTGAAGATACAAGTGATTTAGCGTACGAAGCTGCGGTAAGAGCGATTGAAGATTCTGGTATGGATAAAGAAGAAATCGAAATGATCATCGTAGCAACTTCAACAGGGGATAAACCATTTCCAACTGTAGCAACTACGTTACAGAAACGATTAGGTTTAAATAAAGTTCCATCTATGGATCAACTTGCTGCATGTACTGGTTTTATTTATGGTATAGTAACTGCACAACAATTTGTACAATCTGGTCTTTATAAAAATGTATTAGTAGTTGGTGCTGATAAACTAACGAAAATTACAGATATGAATGACAGAAGTACAGCTATATTATTTGGTGATGGTGCTGGCGCAGCAATCATTGGCGAAGTATCAGAAAGTAAAGGTATTCTAAGTGTTGAGCTTGGTTCAGATGGTAATGGTGGACCACACCTGTATCAAGATATGGATGCTAATACAATCCAAATGAATGGACGAGAAGTCTTTAAGTTTGCAGTTAGAATTATGGGTGAAGCTTCAACTAAAGCAGTAGAAAAAGCAGGTCTACAATCAGATGACATCGATATGTTTGTACCACATCAAGCTAATATCAGAATTATGGAATCTGCTCGTGAAAGATTAGGTATTACTAAAGAGAAGATGAGTGTAACTGTAGATAGATACGGGAATACATCTGCAGCATCAATACCCTTAAGTATTGCATATGAATTAGAACAAGGTAAAATAAAAGATAACGATACAATAGTCCTAGTTGGATTTGGTGGCGGCCTGACTTGGGGTGCCATAACGTTACGCTGGGGTAAATAG
- a CDS encoding YjzD family protein produces MQYILTFIWAFLLSQMINFVLHSLGGSDEALNFVSPTIYAIIFTVIIILLDALVGKSSSDKQSTQHS; encoded by the coding sequence ATGCAATACATCTTAACTTTTATATGGGCATTCTTATTATCACAAATGATAAACTTTGTTTTACATAGTTTAGGCGGTTCAGATGAAGCGCTAAATTTTGTTAGTCCAACTATTTATGCAATCATTTTTACAGTTATTATTATTCTTTTAGATGCATTAGTTGGTAAATCTTCTTCGGACAAACAAAGTACACAACATTCATAA
- a CDS encoding IS256 family transposase, with the protein MTQLNVNLDYEELASAIFGSDMNASMKTIAMTVINAYMEMERDKYVNAGYKQKNSGRNAQLNGYYERDFLMPIGNLTLKVPRTRDGEFTTEVFNQYSRSDQSLILAMTEAYINGVSTRNVNKIVESLTGKSVSKSTVSGVIKNLDPEIKEWAGRPIVSHQYKYVFVDAMHIKVRENNKIVSKGVYITMGINENRKRDIIGFKISNQESELAWSEFFEDLRMRGLTTPELIISDAHSGLIKSIKSQFIDSSWQRCTFHFLKNIVERFPKKNSKEARMLLKSIFQAPTYRHAVQLKDEFIAQYESNPKYVEAIKILDEGFEDASQFYRFPAQHHKNLRTTNSVENINMQLRKREKIVKTFPNLDSAFRLIGAVLMDIQERFDKSNRPFIA; encoded by the coding sequence ATGACTCAATTAAATGTTAACTTAGATTATGAAGAATTGGCAAGTGCTATTTTTGGAAGTGATATGAATGCGTCTATGAAAACAATAGCTATGACTGTCATAAATGCATACATGGAAATGGAAAGAGACAAGTATGTTAATGCTGGATATAAACAAAAGAATTCAGGAAGAAACGCACAACTTAATGGCTATTATGAGCGTGATTTCCTGATGCCTATTGGCAATCTGACATTAAAAGTTCCAAGAACACGTGACGGTGAATTTACAACTGAAGTATTTAATCAATATTCGCGTTCTGACCAATCGCTTATTTTAGCGATGACAGAAGCATACATTAATGGTGTTTCAACTAGAAATGTTAATAAAATTGTGGAATCCCTAACGGGAAAATCTGTGTCTAAATCAACTGTTTCAGGCGTAATAAAAAACCTAGATCCTGAAATTAAAGAATGGGCTGGTAGACCTATTGTTAGTCATCAGTATAAGTATGTATTTGTTGATGCTATGCACATTAAGGTAAGAGAGAATAATAAAATTGTTTCTAAAGGTGTTTATATCACTATGGGTATCAACGAAAATAGAAAACGCGACATTATTGGCTTTAAAATTTCTAATCAAGAGTCAGAATTAGCTTGGTCAGAGTTTTTTGAAGACTTAAGAATGCGTGGTTTAACAACACCTGAACTTATTATCTCTGATGCGCATTCTGGACTTATTAAATCTATTAAGTCACAGTTTATTGATTCATCTTGGCAACGTTGTACATTCCATTTTCTTAAAAATATTGTAGAGAGATTTCCTAAAAAGAACTCTAAAGAAGCTAGAATGTTACTTAAATCAATATTCCAAGCACCAACATATCGTCACGCTGTTCAGCTCAAAGATGAATTCATTGCACAATATGAAAGTAATCCTAAGTATGTGGAAGCTATTAAAATATTGGATGAAGGCTTCGAAGATGCCTCACAATTCTATAGATTTCCTGCTCAACATCATAAAAATCTAAGAACTACTAATTCAGTTGAAAATATTAATATGCAACTCAGAAAACGAGAAAAAATAGTTAAAACATTCCCTAATCTAGATTCAGCTTTTAGATTAATTGGCGCAGTACTTATGGATATTCAAGAAAGATTTGATAAGTCTAACAGACCATTTATCGCTTAA
- the clpB gene encoding ATP-dependent chaperone ClpB, with product MDINQMTYSVQSAIEQAQQLSQSYQLQNIEIEAVLLAALNEDESIYKRTLERANIDTEILKDKYEQKLKQYSVVKGDNVQYGQYISPKLNELFNKAAKIKEEMQDDYMSMEHILKAAIEVDQTTIDIVGNKKEVVNEIINKIRGGNRVTSQNPEVQYEALSKYGRDLVEEVRKGKMDPVIGRDEEIRNTIRILSRKIKNNPVLIGEPGVGKTAIVEGLAQRIVKRDVPESLLDKIIFELDLSALVAGAKFRGEFEERLKAVLKEVKESEGRILLFIDEIHMLVGAGKTDGAMDAGNMLKPMLARGELHCIGATTLNEYRQYIEKDSALERRFQKVNVKEPDLEDTISILRGLKERYEVHHGVRIQDRALVAATELSDRYITDRFLPDKAIDLVDQACATIRTEMGSNPTELDAVNRRVMQLEIEENALKSESDQSSQIRLEELQKELADEKEKQQQLQSKVEQEKEQIKSLQDKRAELDECKQALENAENQYDLAKAAELKHGKIPQIEAELKELEEAFAEETGSDHDRLIREVVTDEEIGYIVSQWTGIPVSRLVETEREKLLKLSDILHERVVGQDEAVDLVSDAVVRARAGIKDPNRPIGSFLFLGPTGVGKTELAKTLAATLFDSEKHMIRIDMSEYMEKHSVARLIGAPPGYVGYEEGGQLTEAVRRQPYSVILLDEIEKAHNDVFNVLLQLLDEGRLTDAKGRSVDFKNTIIIMTSNIGSQYLLDGVTENGEIEESTKKQVDDSLHAYFKPEILNRMDDIVLFKPLSIKDMSHIVDHIITNLNIRLVDQHIKVSVDQDVKEWIAEEAYEPQFGARPLKRFVQRQIETPLARLMIGQELKEGTIVNVHLVDGEVKFEVNA from the coding sequence TTGGATATTAATCAGATGACATATTCCGTACAAAGTGCAATTGAACAAGCACAACAATTATCACAATCATATCAACTACAAAATATTGAAATAGAAGCTGTATTACTAGCAGCATTAAATGAAGATGAAAGTATTTATAAAAGAACGCTTGAAAGAGCAAATATTGATACAGAAATTTTAAAAGATAAATATGAACAAAAGTTAAAACAATATTCTGTAGTTAAAGGTGATAACGTCCAATATGGACAATATATTTCGCCAAAGCTTAATGAATTATTTAATAAAGCAGCTAAAATTAAAGAAGAAATGCAAGATGACTATATGTCTATGGAGCATATCTTAAAAGCAGCTATCGAGGTTGACCAAACAACAATCGATATTGTAGGCAATAAAAAAGAAGTCGTTAATGAAATTATTAATAAAATAAGAGGAGGGAATCGTGTGACATCACAAAATCCTGAAGTACAATATGAAGCATTATCTAAATACGGTAGAGATTTAGTCGAAGAAGTTCGAAAAGGGAAAATGGATCCTGTAATCGGTAGAGATGAGGAAATTCGTAATACGATTCGTATATTAAGTAGAAAAATTAAAAATAACCCAGTATTAATAGGTGAGCCTGGTGTTGGTAAAACAGCCATTGTAGAAGGACTTGCTCAACGAATTGTTAAAAGAGATGTTCCTGAATCACTATTAGATAAAATAATTTTTGAATTAGATTTATCAGCACTAGTAGCTGGTGCCAAATTCCGCGGTGAATTTGAAGAAAGATTAAAAGCAGTCTTAAAAGAAGTTAAAGAATCTGAAGGAAGAATTTTATTATTCATTGATGAAATTCATATGTTAGTTGGCGCAGGTAAAACAGACGGTGCAATGGATGCAGGTAACATGCTTAAACCAATGTTAGCAAGAGGTGAGTTACACTGTATCGGTGCAACAACTTTAAATGAATATCGTCAATACATTGAAAAAGACTCAGCATTAGAAAGACGTTTCCAAAAAGTAAACGTTAAAGAACCTGACTTAGAAGATACTATTTCAATTTTAAGAGGTTTGAAAGAAAGATATGAAGTACACCATGGTGTTCGTATTCAAGATAGAGCATTAGTGGCAGCAACTGAATTATCAGATAGATATATTACAGATAGATTCTTACCAGACAAAGCGATAGATTTAGTAGACCAAGCTTGTGCAACAATACGTACAGAAATGGGTTCTAATCCAACTGAGTTAGATGCTGTAAATAGACGTGTCATGCAGTTAGAAATTGAAGAAAATGCACTTAAATCAGAATCTGATCAAAGCAGTCAAATTCGTTTGGAAGAATTACAAAAAGAATTAGCCGATGAAAAAGAAAAACAACAACAATTACAAAGTAAAGTTGAACAAGAGAAAGAACAAATCAAATCATTACAAGATAAAAGAGCAGAATTAGATGAATGTAAACAAGCACTTGAAAATGCAGAAAATCAATATGATTTAGCTAAAGCAGCAGAACTTAAACACGGCAAGATTCCACAAATAGAAGCAGAATTAAAAGAATTAGAAGAAGCATTTGCTGAAGAAACAGGATCTGATCATGACCGACTTATTAGAGAAGTTGTAACAGATGAAGAAATTGGTTATATCGTCAGTCAATGGACAGGTATCCCAGTATCAAGACTTGTTGAAACTGAAAGAGAAAAATTACTTAAACTTTCAGACATTCTACATGAAAGAGTTGTAGGTCAAGATGAAGCAGTAGATTTAGTGTCAGATGCTGTTGTAAGAGCACGAGCAGGTATTAAAGATCCTAATAGACCAATTGGTAGTTTCTTATTCTTAGGACCTACTGGTGTTGGTAAAACTGAATTAGCTAAGACATTAGCAGCAACATTATTTGATTCTGAAAAACATATGATCAGAATTGATATGAGTGAATATATGGAAAAACACTCTGTAGCACGTTTGATTGGTGCACCTCCAGGTTATGTAGGTTATGAAGAAGGTGGCCAATTAACAGAAGCGGTTAGAAGACAACCATATTCAGTTATTTTATTAGATGAAATTGAAAAAGCACATAATGATGTGTTTAATGTATTACTTCAATTATTAGATGAAGGTAGATTAACAGATGCAAAAGGTCGCAGTGTTGATTTTAAAAATACAATTATCATTATGACAAGTAACATTGGATCACAATATTTATTAGATGGTGTTACTGAAAATGGTGAAATTGAAGAATCAACTAAAAAACAAGTAGACGACAGCTTGCATGCTTACTTTAAACCAGAAATATTAAACAGAATGGACGATATCGTATTATTCAAACCATTATCTATTAAAGATATGAGTCATATCGTAGATCATATTATTACAAACTTAAACATTCGATTAGTAGACCAGCACATCAAAGTGAGTGTAGACCAAGATGTGAAAGAGTGGATAGCTGAAGAAGCATATGAACCACAATTTGGTGCAAGACCATTGAAACGATTTGTACAAAGACAAATTGAAACACCATTAGCAAGATTAATGATCGGTCAAGAATTAAAAGAAGGTACAATAGTAAACGTACACTTAGTAGATGGTGAAGTTAAATTTGAAGTAAATGCATAA
- a CDS encoding Crp/Fnr family transcriptional regulator yields the protein MQTTYTEATSIIEYIIQHGQRHHFNAHHYIYHTGDLCNHIYVIVEGKVITHRVMEDGKEFNTKLLGRHSIFGSTTLFCGRKTHSLSARVKEAAVVFSIPKVQFEEAILNDEVLKYEWLLWVQNENEKNEYQIRDVYTLGKTGAFYSILIKLANTYGIQDDNSILINVDLTNHELANFCNVTRESVNRMLSNLKKEKIISINHKKITIHDLDYLKKAINCENCPLSICRIE from the coding sequence TTGCAAACTACATATACAGAAGCAACTTCAATTATTGAGTATATTATTCAACATGGTCAACGACACCATTTTAATGCCCACCATTATATATACCATACTGGAGACTTATGTAATCATATTTATGTAATTGTAGAGGGAAAAGTCATTACACATCGCGTAATGGAAGACGGGAAAGAATTTAATACTAAACTATTAGGCAGACATAGTATTTTCGGTTCGACAACATTATTTTGTGGCAGAAAGACACATAGCCTTTCAGCAAGAGTAAAAGAAGCAGCTGTCGTATTTAGTATTCCTAAAGTACAATTCGAAGAAGCCATTTTAAATGATGAAGTGCTTAAATATGAGTGGTTACTGTGGGTACAAAATGAAAACGAAAAAAATGAATATCAAATTAGAGATGTCTATACACTAGGGAAAACAGGTGCATTCTATTCAATATTGATTAAATTAGCAAATACTTATGGCATACAAGATGATAATAGCATTTTGATCAATGTAGATTTAACCAATCATGAATTAGCCAATTTTTGTAATGTAACAAGAGAAAGTGTTAACCGTATGTTGAGTAATTTAAAGAAAGAGAAAATCATCTCCATCAATCATAAAAAAATCACCATACACGACTTAGATTATTTAAAGAAAGCCATCAATTGCGAAAATTGTCCTTTATCCATATGTAGGATAGAATAA
- a CDS encoding metal-sulfur cluster assembly factor → MEEAMKDSIIGALENVIDPELGIDIVNLGLVYNVDLDDEGLCTVEMTLTSMGCPMGPQIIDQVKTALAELPEIKETEVNIVWNPPWGKDKMSRYAKIALGVS, encoded by the coding sequence ATGGAAGAAGCAATGAAAGATAGTATTATCGGTGCACTTGAGAATGTAATTGACCCAGAACTAGGAATAGACATAGTTAACTTAGGTCTTGTATATAATGTTGACTTAGACGACGAAGGATTATGCACAGTAGAAATGACTTTAACTTCTATGGGTTGTCCAATGGGGCCACAAATTATAGATCAGGTTAAAACTGCATTAGCAGAATTACCTGAAATTAAAGAAACAGAAGTTAACATTGTCTGGAATCCACCATGGGGCAAAGACAAAATGTCACGTTACGCTAAAATTGCATTAGGTGTAAGCTAA
- a CDS encoding Cof-type HAD-IIB family hydrolase, with protein sequence MEKHLICLDLDGTLLNDEKRISPFTKKVLQYLKKSGHEIMISTGRPYRASVDYYNAMNMNTPIINFNGAYIHHPTDNRFPTKHEQFDTRIAYKIYKDISQLDIKNIIAEVKDQVYINNYDQSLFEGFSMGNPEIKYGELDQLLPESPTSLLIQAEESEIPRIKRHLNKHYAEFIEHRRWGAPFPVIEIVKKGINKGKAVKYVAEYLDIDFDNIIAFGDEDNDFEMIQFANYGIAMGNAIPELKEIATEVTDTNNNDGIGKYLNKHFELNM encoded by the coding sequence ATGGAAAAACATTTAATTTGTTTAGATTTAGATGGCACATTATTAAATGATGAAAAGCGCATCTCACCTTTTACTAAAAAAGTATTACAGTATTTAAAAAAATCCGGTCATGAAATTATGATTTCAACTGGTAGACCATATCGAGCAAGTGTGGATTATTACAATGCAATGAATATGAATACCCCGATTATTAATTTTAATGGTGCTTATATTCATCATCCAACAGATAATAGGTTCCCAACGAAACATGAGCAATTTGATACGCGTATCGCATACAAAATTTATAAAGATATTAGTCAACTTGATATTAAAAATATTATTGCTGAAGTTAAAGACCAAGTGTATATCAACAACTATGATCAATCACTATTTGAAGGTTTTAGCATGGGCAATCCTGAAATAAAATATGGAGAACTTGATCAATTACTACCTGAATCTCCTACGAGTTTATTAATTCAAGCAGAAGAAAGTGAGATTCCACGTATTAAAAGACATTTAAATAAACACTATGCTGAATTTATAGAACATCGTCGTTGGGGTGCTCCTTTTCCTGTTATTGAAATTGTTAAAAAGGGTATTAACAAAGGTAAAGCGGTAAAATATGTCGCTGAATATTTAGATATAGATTTTGATAATATTATTGCTTTTGGTGATGAAGATAATGATTTTGAAATGATTCAATTTGCCAATTATGGTATCGCAATGGGAAATGCTATTCCAGAACTTAAAGAAATTGCAACAGAAGTTACAGACACTAATAATAATGATGGTATCGGAAAATACTTAAACAAACATTTTGAATTAAATATGTAA
- a CDS encoding DegV family protein → MKMIVDSGSDLTLSQIEEKGFYFLPFGIVIDDQNKVDQYEISNEEVLAAIKNNKHPKTNQATMEQMTKVFTEVAEKKEQAIYLAFSSALSGTYQTACLVKEQVKETYPDLDLTIYDTLSASMGCGKLILDVQDKIEQSYTFEELDAYIKERIDKIRHLFTVKDLNYLASGGRLSKGQAFLGNLLNIKPLLHVEEGKLVPIEKYRGSKKLWHAIIDKMKKENSDYSDDIIYMTHADDIEEAEKIKALIQSNLSPKDVVISNIGPVICSHTGSGTVAIFYYKE, encoded by the coding sequence ATGAAAATGATCGTGGATAGTGGTTCAGATTTAACGTTATCACAAATTGAAGAAAAAGGATTTTACTTCTTACCTTTCGGAATTGTCATTGATGATCAAAATAAAGTTGATCAATACGAAATCTCAAACGAAGAAGTATTAGCAGCAATTAAAAACAATAAACATCCAAAGACGAATCAAGCTACTATGGAACAAATGACAAAAGTATTTACTGAAGTTGCAGAAAAGAAAGAACAAGCCATTTACCTAGCTTTTAGTAGTGCTTTAAGTGGGACATATCAAACGGCTTGCTTAGTTAAAGAACAAGTGAAAGAAACATACCCAGACCTTGATTTAACGATATATGACACATTAAGTGCATCAATGGGATGCGGTAAATTGATTCTCGATGTACAAGATAAAATTGAACAGTCATATACATTTGAAGAGCTTGACGCTTATATTAAAGAGCGAATTGATAAAATTAGACACTTATTTACAGTTAAAGATTTAAACTATTTAGCTAGTGGTGGCAGACTTTCTAAAGGACAAGCATTCTTAGGTAATTTATTAAATATTAAGCCACTCCTTCATGTTGAAGAAGGTAAACTTGTTCCGATTGAGAAATATCGTGGTTCTAAAAAATTATGGCATGCCATTATAGATAAGATGAAAAAAGAAAATAGTGATTACTCTGATGACATTATTTATATGACACATGCTGATGATATTGAAGAAGCAGAAAAAATTAAAGCACTGATACAATCAAATCTTTCACCTAAAGATGTTGTCATTTCAAATATCGGACCAGTTATATGTTCACACACTGGTAGTGGCACAGTCGCTATATTCTATTATAAGGAGTGA
- a CDS encoding CoA-disulfide reductase has protein sequence MAKIIVIGAVAGGATVASQIRRLDPDSDITVYEKDRDMSFANCGLPYYLGEVVEDRDMMLSATPEQFKDKKHIKVKTYHEAIELNDAKKTITIKNHETGEIFEDAYDKLILSPGCRARHLGFQSDRVFTLRNLVDTDKIEDFIQKENVQSALIVGAGYVSLEILENLYNRNIQTTLIHRSDHINKSMDKDLNKVIFDELEKRHIPYRLNEEIADISGREVTFKSGKTESYDIVITGVGIEPNSDWLKSSSLKLNEKGYIPVNEYFETNLDDVYALGDVIETFYRHTKKPTSITLAWGAHRAASLIAENITSNSSSSKTTFKGLLGTNIVKMFDYALGSVGVSESELSNYDYEVVEQTQKQHAGYYPSAEPLTLRVYFDKASRKILRACAVGKDGADKRIDIIATAIIGDLTVDELRDIEIAYAPPFSSPKDIVNMIGYKAQSK, from the coding sequence GTGGCTAAAATTATCGTAATCGGTGCAGTTGCTGGAGGCGCAACAGTTGCATCGCAAATTCGACGACTTGATCCGGATAGTGATATTACAGTTTATGAAAAAGATAGAGATATGAGCTTCGCAAACTGTGGCCTTCCCTATTATTTAGGAGAAGTCGTAGAAGATAGAGATATGATGTTATCAGCAACACCTGAACAATTTAAAGACAAAAAGCATATTAAAGTCAAAACTTATCACGAAGCGATTGAATTAAATGATGCTAAAAAAACAATCACGATTAAAAACCATGAAACTGGTGAAATTTTTGAAGATGCATATGACAAACTTATTTTAAGTCCGGGTTGTCGTGCAAGACATTTAGGTTTTCAATCTGATCGCGTATTTACATTAAGAAACTTAGTAGATACTGACAAAATAGAAGACTTCATTCAAAAAGAAAATGTCCAGTCTGCATTAATTGTCGGTGCTGGTTATGTGAGTTTAGAAATTCTGGAGAATTTATATAATAGAAATATCCAGACAACTTTGATACATCGTAGCGACCACATTAATAAGAGTATGGATAAAGATTTAAATAAAGTTATATTTGATGAGTTAGAAAAACGACATATTCCTTATAGATTAAATGAAGAAATTGCAGATATTTCAGGACGTGAAGTAACTTTTAAATCTGGGAAAACAGAGTCATATGATATAGTCATTACTGGTGTCGGAATTGAACCGAATAGTGATTGGTTAAAATCATCTTCACTTAAATTAAATGAAAAAGGCTATATCCCAGTAAATGAATATTTCGAAACAAATTTAGATGATGTATATGCATTAGGTGATGTGATCGAAACATTCTATAGACATACAAAGAAACCAACTAGTATCACTTTAGCTTGGGGTGCCCATAGAGCTGCATCATTAATCGCTGAAAACATTACATCAAATTCATCAAGTTCTAAAACTACTTTCAAAGGTTTACTTGGTACAAATATTGTAAAAATGTTTGATTATGCATTAGGTAGTGTTGGCGTTTCAGAAAGCGAACTCTCAAATTATGATTATGAAGTAGTTGAACAAACCCAAAAACAACATGCTGGCTATTATCCAAGTGCCGAACCACTTACATTACGTGTTTATTTTGATAAAGCATCACGCAAAATATTACGTGCATGTGCAGTCGGTAAAGATGGTGCTGATAAAAGGATTGATATCATAGCTACAGCAATAATAGGAGATTTAACTGTAGACGAACTACGTGATATCGAGATCGCTTATGCACCACCATTCTCTAGTCCAAAAGATATTGTTAATATGATTGGTTATAAAGCACAATCAAAATAA